The genomic interval aactaaaaatagaccacagacagaaaaacagacagaaattaCAAAGAACTTGACATGACAGGTTCACTTGTAGCAAATGTGTGTCTCTTTCAATCTGAGGGTCCCCTGTAGTGCAGGGGGCTTTTGCCTTACTTGTCAGTGCCCAGGAGCCCATTTACTTTTCATCCTTCCATGCTTAAACTTATGTCTAATTATCTAGTGTTGGCATGTTAAGACACATAAGATAATGAACAAGGGACATGATGCTACTTCTGTACCTGTTAATCAAAGGTTGCTAGCATTCTAAAGGTAGCATCTGTCAGGAAAAACAGTGCAGTAAGACAATAATGACCTAATGTATACACAGCACAGTAGTATGGAAATGTCACATGCAGATATAGAAACTAGAGTCTTCACTGTGTACATGAGCTATGACTACTTTTGCTTTCCCCAGCATTAGAAACACCTGTCCCCTCTTCTTTGATGTCACTTTGtctccttcctctttctcttcttttttcttcgcTTCTGCGTCTGTGCCTTTCAATAATAATATAAGACAGATTttgctcttttcctcctccaggAGGGTTCACCTTCTACGAACTCATGCAGCGAGGAGTGCCCCTGCACCTGATTGACAAGTACATGAACGAGGCAAAAATTGTAGAGCAAAAGTAAAATTGGACAGACTGCAATGAGACACTTTAGTTTTGCAGACGACTGCCATCGCTAGTGATCTTTTTCTCTCGCCTGCGGAGGTCAGCGGCCTAAGGGTGGATGGCAAGGGTGTGGAGAAGGGTGTTCTGGTCTGTGGTGTGGCATGATGTGTGCAGGTTTAGAGCTTGTTACCATAGGAACAAAATCAGTTCACTTGTTTTTCGCACAGTTGTTTTTGAAAGACTTTTTGTCAGCTCAGATGCATGTTGGCAGTGTTTTTGGTTCCAGGtttgataaataaattcattttgtgtgtaaaaaaacatatacaaagCACATATAGCACAAACAGTGGTGAACAGTATTTACATGTGGATTTCTGTTGGGAGTGTTTGTTGAAGGTGATAATTTATTTCTGGGGTCTGCAAGGGGGTCAAGGGAATGTATAAACAAAGGTTTGGTGTTTGTATAGTGTTGCAGAGTTTCTAAATGGCACgaaaagtaaaaatagattGGTGTAATGTTAGATACAGTAAATGAATGTATTGACTCCTCTTCTGGCGCTAATTCACATTAATATTTGttcctttcacttttttctgtgtggGTTATTCATGTCTAATAAGTCAGAAATTGTAGAGGTTTACATACAGCCCATATACTGCATGATACATGAtttttgatttcatattggaCTTGAGGCCTTGAACTTTGTAATTATAACACATGgataacaataaaaagtaaatgtgaaaaatgataCTGTTTGCTGTTATGAGTGGTCCAcctcattatttacattatagaATTAGACAAAGGCTATTACCTTATTAAATCCCAGTTATTTGGGCCATCCACAGTATAACAAGCACAGTGAagagtacatacatacattttaaaaatgattgcaTGTGTTGCTTTTGATAAGTAGAATTTACAAATCTAGTGCAGAAAATTATAGTATAAGATTTACAGtagttaataaaaacataaggaTTAGGGATCATTTCCCTTCATCATTTACTGACAGGTgtttaatcaataaaaataatcttatttcagtatttgtattcgtatttttttttatgagaatcTGCAAGGTAATTAGTAACttaagctgtaaaataaataaatagtaattgTTGTTTatcttaatttaataattttatcttattttgGTGAACATATCTATTGTTGCGAGTTAAAGAGTTTGTGTCcctcagtgtttttaattataaaataatttaacctTGTTTAAACCTTACCTAAAATCCttatcttaaaaataaaaatggagtcTGATATAACGTAAAGCTGATAAATATATCGcttagaaatatatattttgccCCTGAACATTCAATTTTATTCTcttattaaattttttgtttgttttattttttacattacatatcTTATCGTCAACGTACGTCAACCAACGTATTTGTTTTCGATAAAGAAAGAAACGGTACACCGCCATATTATTCCTTTCCTGCTCCTCGCTTCCTGCCGCCTCGGTCAGAAACATTCGACAGTTTCGACATTTTATCGTTCCGCATTGGAAATGGCCTCGTCTAGTCATTGTACCAAGTGAGCTGCTGTGTCTTGGAGTCGATCGACACAAGATAGGCCTGTCAAGAGTCACTACTCGGGAGGATTCTGGGTGTTTGTTACAGTAATTTGAGCAGTGACGAGGCACAAAAACAATGCCACATTTTTTGTGGCCGGAGCCGCTGTCACCCGCACAACTCAAGCGGTTGGAGGATCATAAATACAGCGCCTCTGGTCGATCTCTGTTTGAGCCACCGTGTCAGGTCTACTGGAACTGGCTCGTCCAGCAAATCCCAACATGGGTTGCACCAAACACCTTGACTATTGTAGGACTGCTGGTCAACATACTCTCCACGATGGTGCTTGTGTATTATTGTCCTACGGCCACCGAGGAGGTGAGTACATCGTTTCTGCACCGAGACTGTCCTCAATTACGTGTCAGTATGGAACGAATAACAAACCTCTATTCGGATGTTGCTTGAAGTCATGTTAGGTGGCCGCCTCCACAATTCAAATCCATAAATAGCCAATCTTAAAGATATATTTTGAATTATGAAACTCTCCTTGTTTTTCGGCATACACTTGAACCTCGCAGCCAGGCGTATTTTAATTCCATTTCAttttatcaaacaaaaaaataataatactgttGACGTTTCAGTGAAATGGGCCCTGGTTTATGTATCTGTATGAGCCGAATTACAGTGGGTTTCACGATTTTCCCTACTGGATCCTTAATCGCAAGACGTTAACGTGTTTATGGCCACACGCAAGCGAGAATGCTTTACGTAGCCAGTTGTAATCTGGTTaggtgtgtcagtgtgtttctgttgaaGAACTGAATGTAGAGAGACGTGTTTGTCCTGTGGGGTTTGGCGCACATTATCGGAAAGTTGGTTTGTATTTGCCCAGGTTCATACAATTCTGCTATTGTTAGCAAACCACAGCAATTTTCAGCCACACTGTTGAAATAATTATTAGTAAAGATCTAGTGTCAACACAGATTTAAATAGTACATGTGACTGTGTAGATGGCTACAGTAAAGTGGTGTAAAATTGCTCTAGATACATTTGCAATGTTGTCCCAGCCACATATCCTCAAACGCTTTTACTTCAACTACAGAACCACAATTTGAAACATAGTGCACAGCTTAGTTACCAAATGACCTATGATCCACTTAACAAGTGTCTCTAGGTTCACCGTGGAGCATTTGCCCCAGCAGGAAAtccatgggtgtgtgtgtgtgtgtttgtttgtgtgtgtcataaaTCTACATCTATATCCAATCCAACTTTGACAACCTTCGAATAAAGTCCATAGTTCATGCAGTGTGCTGATGATGTCAAATTCAGTAAGAGCaaagatatttattttcctctaaagTAATTAAATAGTGACGAAAGCAAATCTGACTTATGTCCACTGTTATTGGTGACCTGTAAAGGTATGAAAGTCCCCTGCttgtacaaacaaacatatacGAAAGTTAAGAGTTTTCCTTAAAGTGACCTCTGTGATAACCCTAAACAAGCAGACTCTGATCCAACGAGTCCGTGAGGGACTGAGACGTGGACAAGGAGGAAATCAGCAGGGTCTCTGAGAATTTAGGACAGCATGGGATTCTTGATCTCTCTGGAAACACAGACTTTATTTATCTCTGTAttacacatgctcacacactgaCATTATAGTGGTGATAAACACACTGTTTGCTACCTCTGGTGTCCAGATGGGCCGTAACCTTCAGCCTAGTTAGAGGAATCAATTCATTTCTGTCAGCTGAAAACGGTCTTTCTCCATACTTGGTGTGTGTTAATGGGTGGTAAAGCCCTATAATACATtgctttaaatataatataattgaTGCCTACACATCATTGAATTTACCAGGTGGACAGTactgagattttgtttttactgcagaTGATGGCTCCAGATTTAGGATTTTGTCTTCTGCTGTCTATCTTCCAATTAGAGGCTGGATGGTGCACCAAAGTCAAAAATGAATCATGATCATTTTTGCAATGTGTACTTTAGTCATCAATTAtggcaaaaatacaaaatatttgaagCAAACCAAATGTGGatgaatacaaatgtaaaatggtaTCTGGTGAATACCTATAGAGAAATGATAATGTGCATAGGCTGGCAATAATTTCAGTAAGTATACAAGTTGAGCCTGAAACAAGACACGTTCATAGTAATTACATATTGTCAATGGAGTCTAAATATGGTTCCCAATATCAGGTCTCTGCATCCTGAGTGTTAACTCGTTCACAGCTCTGTGTTGAAGGAGTTCAGTCCTGTACATAAATAATGaagttattaattaattaagttaattaattagATGGAAGATGGTGGTCTAAAAATAGCTGTACTGTTGCTAAGTAAATTGGCATGTTTTTCATTAAGGGTTAATGATTTGATCTATAACTTGGTTTAACATCTTATGTTAGTAAGTGTGGTCTTTCCTAGTGTAAGTCGTCCAACATCCGCTGCATGAAACCCTGCATGTGGTATACCATGTGTAAAATTCTCTTTTAAAAGACtttcatatttgaaatatttgcatcAGATATAATATTTATATGGTAAACTGAAAGAATCAATCTGGCTGCAGGCTAGCTGGAAGAAGTAGCTTCATTAGAAACTAACCTGCAGATCAAATTGTGAATATTTGTTCCCTGTTCCTCAAGGCTCCATCATGGGCCTTCATCCTGAGTGCGCTGGGACTGTTCATCTACCAGTCTCTGGATGCTATTGATGGCAAACAAGCCCGGaggacaaacagcagctcacCCCTTGGAGAGCTCTTTGACCATGGCTGTGATGCTGTCTCCACAGGTGCTTTAACCAAACCTCAGTTGAATTCTGcagttttgttacatttgtggattaaaATCACTGCCGCTTTATTGTTGCATtactttcctgtcttttttttctcttggttTGTCTGTCTGAAGTGTTTGTTGCTCTGGGAACATGCATTTCATGCGGTGTAGGAAATTTATCAGACTGGATGTTCTTCTGTGGATTCATCGGGATGTTTATGTTCTTCTGCGCCCACTGGCAAACCTACGTGTCCGGGACTCTTCGCTTTGGCCTGTAAGTCACAATCAGTAGTGTTATCTAGTATTTATACACATGCTGCTCTTATTTAACTGTCAAACCTTTACTTTGTCTCTCAAGTTAAGGCTAATCTCACTTGTACATTGTTCACAGGGTGGACGTCACAGAGGTGCAGATTGCTATCATAATCATGTACCTGATGTCAGCTTTTGGAGGCGTGAGCCTTTGGCACACTACGGTAAGGGAGTAATATATGATGTAGACTCTTGTACATGTGTACAAATACACGGGAACACTTAGATTTTACTTTGTGTGCGTAGTTTAAACATCTCCGTTAGTTTTTACATTATACTAATCTGAATCAGTTCCTAGTTTTAGTTCTAGTCTTTAAATAGAATTTGTGTTTTACCCTTACTCTGTGCTGCCTTTGGAGGCTTGACTTAACGTCACATGAGAGAAGTGAGAAGGTAAATATGTATAGCTAATGCTATGGCAACAGGTCATCTATCGGACATGATTTGGCTCAAAAAGCTGAATGTCACCCGCagttattttctttgctttggcCTCCTATCACGCTCGGCATGCCTGCGGCTTTCATACAGTATAAGCACCTTTCTTCTTTCTATGAGGACATTTTGTGTATTCACATTAACTTGACCCTGATGTGTTTCCTTAGTTGCCCGTCATTGGACTGAAGCTGTACACCTTCCCCATCATAGGCATCATCGGAGGGGCCCTTTACTCCTGCTACAATTACTTCTATGTCATTTTGAATGGAGGTGTTGGCAAAAATGGCTCCACTGTGGCTGTAAGTCAACACACCCGTTCCACACAGAATCTGATCTTAATCTTACATAGCAAAGAGTCTTGATAGCATTCGCTCTGTTTAGGACACCAGTGTGCTGACTCCTGGTTTGCACATCGGCCTCGTCCTTACACTGGCCTTCATCATTTTCAAGAAGTCCTCGAGCTACCTGTTTGAGCACCACCCCTGCCTCTACCTGCTCACCTTTGGCATGGTCATCTCCAAGATCTCTAACAAGCTGGTGGTATGTTTTAAGCACTCAAAATGTATGTTTAGGTTTTGCCTCTGTTTTAACCCAGAATGT from Channa argus isolate prfri chromosome 21, Channa argus male v1.0, whole genome shotgun sequence carries:
- the chpt1 gene encoding cholinephosphotransferase 1, encoding MPHFLWPEPLSPAQLKRLEDHKYSASGRSLFEPPCQVYWNWLVQQIPTWVAPNTLTIVGLLVNILSTMVLVYYCPTATEEAPSWAFILSALGLFIYQSLDAIDGKQARRTNSSSPLGELFDHGCDAVSTVFVALGTCISCGVGNLSDWMFFCGFIGMFMFFCAHWQTYVSGTLRFGLVDVTEVQIAIIIMYLMSAFGGVSLWHTTLPVIGLKLYTFPIIGIIGGALYSCYNYFYVILNGGVGKNGSTVADTSVLTPGLHIGLVLTLAFIIFKKSSSYLFEHHPCLYLLTFGMVISKISNKLVIAHMTKSELQLADTALIGPSLLFLNQYFNSFIDEYIVLWIAMVLSLLDLTRYCTGVCLQIASHLRIRVFSITPPSNSHRD